A stretch of DNA from Clostridium sp. JN-9:
AGTTATATTTTCGCTTTTATTTAGGAATGATAAGGTAGTTAGTCAAAGTGAAATATCAGACAAGCTAATAAGATTTCATATTATTGCAAATAGCGATACCATAGAAGATCAGGCATTAAAATTAAAAGTAAGAGATAAAGTTCTTGCATATATATCACCAAAATTAAGTAATTCAAAAAGTATAGATGAATCCAGATTAATTATTAAAAATAATGATGATGAAATGAAGAAAATAGCAGAACAGGTTGTGAAATCAAATGGATACAGTTATAAAATAAGTTCCAGCCTTGGAAGAGGGAATTTTCCCATAAAAACCTATGGAAATATAACACTGCCCCAGGGTAATTATGAGGCATATAAAATAATGATAGGTGAGGCAGAAGGACAGAACTGGTGGTGTGTGATGTTCCCTCCATTATGCTTTGTTGACATTAGCAAAGGGGAAGTTTCATATGAGGAAACCGAAAAAGAAATGAGGACTGTATTAACCCCGGAAGAATACAGTGCTGTTGATAATACTAAGGGAAATAAAATTCAGATAAGATTTAAAATATTGGACATAATCAGCAAAATAAGAAACCCAGTATAGTTTTACTATATTGGATTTTTTATGCTTTTTTTTATTAATGTTTTTGCTAAGTTATATATATCATTTCCGCAGTTTGGATTAGAGTATTTGGCGCAATTTCTTTTTAATTCCTCAAGTTTGTCTTTTGACTGTAGTAGCTTGTCAATTATCTCATGGCATTTATCCACATCATTTAGATTGATTGCTAAATCATGTTTTAACAGGAATTCAGCATTTTTTTCTTCCTGCCCAGGTATAGGTGAGAATAAACCTAAAGGTATGTTGCAGCTAAGAGCTTCAGTTATTGTAAGTCCACCTGGTTTTGTAAGCAGCAGATCACTTGCCTGCATATATTTATTAACTTTATCTGTAAATCCAATTATTCTGGTTCTGGTTTGAGGAAAAGAAGTCCTGCTAAGATCAGTTAACGTTGAATAAAGCTTTTTATTATTACCAGTAATTATTATAATCTGTATCTGTTCTTTAACTAATGTTAACTGTTCATATACCTCAGCAATTTTTCCCATGCCAAGACTGCCTCCCATTATTAAAATGGTATATACATCTGGATCCAGATCAAGCTCAGCTAATGTGTCATTTTTATTAAATTTTTCGTAAAAACTTGGTTTTACTGGTATGCCTAAACTATGTATAGTTTCTCTTTGAATTCCTTTTGATTCCATTTCTTCAATCATGTCTGAATTTGAAACTACATATGCATCAATATGTGGATGAAGCCAGAAACTATGAGATGCATAGTCAGTAAGTATTGCAATAACGGGAATATCAGTTTTATTTTTGCCCTTTAATATTGACATCATTTCTATGGGAAATGGATGAGTGCAAAAAATTATTTCTGGAGAGAAATCCTCTATTAACGGTAAAAGCTTATATGTCATAGCCTCATTGATTTTATTACTTAATGTAGCAATTCCATAGTCATTTTCAGAGTAATCATAAAGCTTACCAAAAAGGGATGGTGTTACCTTTAATGATTTTAAATAACTTCCAATTACAACTTTATCAATTATGGGATTTATATATTTAAGGGTATCTATTACCTTTATTTCAGATTCCGGTTCGTTCAATAAAATATATTTTTTTACTGCCTCGGCGGCACCAGTATGACCTCCACCTGCGGATACTGATAGTATAAGTGCTTTCATTTTAATCACCTTCTGATTAATAATAGTTAAAATAAATAAATTTTGAGCGTAATAACATTATATAGGAAATATCTATTTTAATAAATAAAATAAAAAAATAATTAAGAAAAAATTAATACTTCAACTTGGAATTTAAAAAATATATAACAATGAGCAACTATTATTCATTAGCAGGAATAATGAAAGAGATAAATACAGATAATATTGTTGACAAAGGAGGGAAATTTATTATGAAGGCTACAAGAAAGAGAATCATCTATACTGCCATTGTAACATTAATAGTGGTATTTTCAAGTACATTTGCTATATTAATGACTTTGGAAAGGACAGATTACAGGAATTATTTACAATCTGAATATAGTAAAAATATGTTTGAACTAATAAATTCTGTCCAAAATATAAGGGTTAACTTAGCAAAAGCAGGTGTTGTTGGTTCAAGAGAACAAAGTATTGTTGTATTTGAGGAAATATTCAGGAATGCATCTATGGCCAATGATAAGCTTAACTCACTTCCAATTCCTCAGGAAATTTCAGCAGAAAGCAGTAAATTTATATCACAGATCGGAGACTTTTGTTATTCCCTTGGAACCTCTGCCTCTGAAGGAAAACAGTTAACGGAACAGGATTATGCTTCAATAGACAGGCTAAAAAAGCAATCATTGGCTTTGGAAGAGCAATTAAATAATATCTCATCAAATATAAACCGTGGGAATATTAAGTGGGGGGATATAAGGAAAAAAGTTACCGGAGTTCTTGCAAAGCAGGATGGGCAGCTGGTATCTGATAAATTCTCAGGAATACAAAAACAAATTGCTCAATATCCATCTTTGATTTACGATGGACCTTTTTCTGACAACAATTTAGATATTAAACCTAGAATTAATGAACAAAGCTTAATATCACTGGAGGAAGGAAAAAAGGCTGCTGTAAATATAATAGGTGCGGATAAAGTCAGCAGTATAGATTATAAAGCCAATGAGGGTAATGCAAAAATCGGATCCTATAGATTTGACATTAAAATTAAAGGAAGAGATAATAAAAATGGATCTGTTATATGTGAAATAAGTAAAAAGGGAGGAAAGGTTATTTATCTTTTAGACAGCAGATCAGTTGTACAGCCAAAGATAGACACAGCTAAAGCTTTAAATATTGGAACAAAATATTTAAGTGATATAGGATATAAGAATATGAATCCAATGTATGTGTTAAACTATGGTAATATTGCTGTGATAAATTTTGTATATAAACAGGATAATATTATTATGTATCCAGATCAGATAAAATTAAAAGTGGCATTAGATAATGGAGATATTATCGGCATTGAATCAGAAAAGTATTTAGTATCACATATAGATAACAGAAAATTAAATACACCTAAAATTACTGAAGCACAAGCTAGAACTAAGGTTGGAAAAAAATTAAAAATAAGTTCGGTAAAATTAGCTTTAATACCAACTGATACAAATAAGGAAGTACTATGCTATGAATATTCGGGAGCTTATAATAATGATAATTTTAAAGTTTACATTAATGCTGAAACAGGATATGAGCAGAAAATTGTGCAGATAATTAATACTCCTAATGGTCAGCTGACAATGTAGAAAAATATTTCATTAATAAAAAGTATAAAGTATAAGGATAATGTTATGAAATTTTCCTTATACTTTTTTATATGTACATAAATAGTTGCGAAAAAATACAAAAACAAATAAACTATATCATAGAAAATATTATTATTGTACATAAATAATTTTAATGCAATTATTATATTGAAAGCAAATATCTATATAGAAGGGTGATTTAAAATGACAAGAGCTTTAGCAATGATGTCAGGCGGATTAGACAGTGTGCTTGCTGCAAAATTAATTAAGGATCAAGGCATTGAGGTTATAGGAATATGCTTCAAATCTTATTTTTTTGGAGAAAAGAATGCTGAAAGAATGGCTGAACAAATAGATATACCATTAGTGGTTGTTGATTTTTCTAAGGAACATTTTGAAATGGTTAAAAATCCAAAGCATGGATATGGAAAAAACATTAATCCATGTATAGACTGTCATGCTATGATGATGAGGTATTCTGGAGAACTTCTTGATAAATACAAAGCAGACTTTATTATTACAGGAGAAGTTTTAAATCAAAGGCCAATGTCACAGAATAGAAACAGCCTTGATGTAGTTAAAAATGAGTCTGGATTTGCAGAGAAAATTTTAAGGCCTTTATGTGCAAAGACAATAGAACCTACTCAAATGGAATTGGATGGTTTAGTGGACAGAGATAAACTTTTAGATATTAAAGGGAGAAACAGAAAAGCACAAATGGAGCTTGCAGAAAAGTGGGGAATTAAAGATTATCCGTCTCCAGCAGGAGGATGCAGGCTAACTGAACCTAATTATGCAAAAAGGTTATTTGACTTATTAAAATATAATAAGAACCCGGAAGAAAGAGAACTGCATTTGTTAAGGATAGGGAGACACTTTAGATTATCAGAAAAGGCCAAAGCAGTGTCTACCAGAACTGGAGAAGAAGGAAATGAAATAAAGGAATTTTTAAATGATAAAGATTTATTATTTTGTTCAGAGGATTACAGCGGATCGGATATAATAATAATAGGAGAACCAGGGGAAAATGATATTAACATGGCAGCAAAAATAGCAGCAAGGTATTGCAAGGGTAAGCATGAGGATAATTTAAAAATAAAATATGGGTATTTTAATAATGGCTTAAACAAACATATTGTTACAGAAGCTGCTTCAGAGGAAGAATTAAATAAATACCTTATATAAAAGTACTATAGAGAGGTAAGTTATGAAGAAAAAAGCAATTATTACTGTTTCAAGCAGGCAGATTAATGAAGAAAATAATGATGAAGATGTTGAAGTAGTAACACCTGGAAACTTTTATAAAAAAGAAGATAGTTACTATGCTGTTTATGAAGAAACTGAGATTTCCGGCATGAAAGGAACTACTACAACACTTAAAATTGAGGACAATAAGCTATCCCTCATAAGAATTGGAAGTACAAGTTCAAAGATGGAATTTGATGAAAAAAAAGAAAATGTTTCAATGTATACTACTCCATATGGAACTTTGCAATTAAAAATTAAAACCAGTGATCTGGACGTGGATGTGAATGATTATGGAGGGGATGTAACTGTTAATTATGATTTAAGCATTGTAGGACAGGTACCAGTAAAAACAGTTCTTAAAATTAATATTAACCCTAATAAAAACTAATACAAACAGGCTGGCATATTATATATAAATTATAGTAGGCTGGCCTGTTTATTTTATTGCTATATACTTTTCAGGTTTAGAAATATATTATCTGGATAGTATTATTATTGAGAAATACAATTATAGTAATTTTCGGAGGGCAGCATTATGAATGATTTTAAAAACAAAGAAAATACTTATAAGAGAATAATAAACATTTTATGTGAGCATATGGACATAAATAGCAGCGAATTAATAAAGATTATGAAGGATAAAGAATGCAGATATATTCTTTTCCTGCTATTAAAAAAATATGACTGCATAAACATGGAAAACTTAAATAGAGACTTTTTAATAGATAGTAAGAAGAAAATAACCAGCAATTTAAGAAAAGCCGAAGAAAAAATGCTAATAAATAAAAGAATAAGAGATATGTATTTTGAAGCAGAAAATATTATGGAAAAATACAAATAAATTTTTATAAAAAAACAAAAAAAAGTATAGCACTAATTTAAAAACTGTGTTAATATATTTAATATGTTTTTAAACACAAAAATACCATTTTATTTATAGGGTAATATCTATTATAAAAGGTTTAATAATAATTGTCAATATAATTTTATAAGTTGTTTAAGGCTAAATATATTAAACAGGAGGTGAAAACTGTTTTAATGGTTATTAAAGCAGGTACATATGAGTACTAAATACATTTTTGTTACTGGAGGAGTAGTTTCATCATTAGGTAAAGGAATTACAGCTGCATCACTTGGCAGGCTATTAAAAAATAGAGGACTTAAGGTTTCAATACAGAAATTTGACCCGTACATAAATATAGATCCAGGTACAATGAGCCCATATCAGCATGGGGAGGTTTTTGTAACTGATGACGGTGCAGAGACAGATTTAGATTTAGGACACTATGAAAGATTTATAGATGAGAATTTAAGTAAAAACAGCAATGTTACAACTGGGAAAATCTATTGGTCGGTAATTACAAAGGAAAGAAAAGGCGATTACTTAGGGGGAACTGTACAGGTAATCCCGCATATCACTAATGAAATTAAATCAAGGGTATACAGAGTAGCCAAAGAAAAAGATGTAGATGTTGTAATAACTGAAATTGGAGGTACAATCGGAGATATTGAATCACTTCCATTTTTAGAAGCAATAAGACAGATAAAATATGAAGTTGGAAGAGAGAATGTATGCTTTATCCATGTCACATTAATACCTTACCTTAGTAAATCAGGTGAACTAAAAACTAAGCCTACTCAGCATTCTGTAAAAGAGCTAAGGGGAATCGGAATACAGCCTGATATTATTGTATGCAGATCTGAAAAGCCTATTTCCAATGAGATGAAGGATAAAATAGGATTGTTTTGTAATGTAGATAAAGATGCAGTAATTCAAAATCTTGATGCAGAAAATTTATACGAAGTACCATTATTGCTGCATGATGAAGGACTGGATACATTAGTATGCAAAAAGTTAAATTTAAAGTGCAGCGAAATTGACAATACTGAATGGATCAATATGGTTAATAAAATAAAGAATTTATCCAAAAATGTTACTATAGGGCTTGTTGGAAAATATGTAGAACTGCACGATGCATATATTTCAGTTGTAGAAGCATTAAATCACGGTGGATATGCAAATGATTCAAATGTTGAAATTAAATGGATAAATGCTGTTAATGTAAATAGTGAAAACGTAGATGAAATGCTGAAAGATGTAGATGGTATACTGGTTCCAGGAGGATTTGGAGACAGGGGAATAGATGGCAAAATTGAAGCTTGTAAATATGCCAGAGAAAATAATATACCATTTTTGGGAATCTGCCTTGGAATGCAGTGCTCTGTTATTGAGTATGCAAGGGATGTTTTAGGACTTAAAGAAGCTCATACTTCGGAAATAGATCCCGATACAAAATATCCAGTTATAGACTTAATGCCTGAGCAAAAGGATATTGACGATAAAGGCGGAACCATGAGACTTGGAATATATCCATGTAAGCTTTCTAAAGATACTAATTCATATAAAGCATATGGAGAAGAAATTATTTATGAAAGACATAGGCACAGATATGAGTTCAATAATGAATTTAGAAAGCAGTTAACAGATGCAGGTTTAATTTTGGCAGGTACCAGCCCAGATGAAAGACTGGTTGAAATTGTAGAAATTAAGAATCATCCATGGTTTGTTGCAGTTCAATTCCATCCTGAACTTAAATCAAGACCTAACAGGCCGCATCCTTTATTCAGAGATTTTATAAAAGCATCTCTTGAAAATAACAGAATGTAATTTAAAAGCTATGTTTTAAGTGTTAATTTAAAACATAGCTTTTTTAGCAGGATTTTAACAAGATATATAGAATAATATATTATGTATTAATAATAAATATTACTTTGGAGGTGAAACCTGATGTTGATTAATTCTGAATTGAGCATAGCAGTTAAAAACTACTATGGACAGTATAGATTAAGAAATTTTTCAATATTTAAAATAGATGACTTAAATAATTGTTTCACTCCGTTTAAGATTACAATTAACAAAAACAGAGAAATCGTAATAAAGATAAAATGCCCTATATGTGACTGTTATCATTTTTATAGATATTCTATAAGTGATGTGCTGGATAGAAACATTTTAGTTGGTGGTTGTGAATCTTTAGGAGTCCCGCTATTTTATATAGGGAAAAATAAAAATGTTACTAATAGAGTAAAAAGATACAATGAGGTAAATAGAAAATTATTTGCCATGATATAAACTTTGCAAAGTTGAAGGCTAAACATATTGACATATTAAAGACTGTGGTGTAACATTTAAGTGTAATTTGTATTTGAAAACGTTTTGCTAGGTGTAAAACCAAACCATTAATTCCAAACAATAATCAAAATTCCGAACTAAAATCCCATAGTTTTTCTATGGGATTTTAGTTTTAGTTAAAATTTTATGGATTAAAAATACAAAATGGGGTATAATCAAATGTAAAATATACTTTTCTTATGCAATTCTAAATAAAATCCCTTTTATTTACATAAGTAGTTTTAAGTTTAATGTGAGGTGTAAAATTAGTGAATAAAGAATTGGAAGAGACAACTCTTTCAGAATTAAAAGAAATAGCTAAAGGCTTGGGAATCAAAAATATTTCCAAATATAGAAAAAGTGATTTGATTGAAAAAATCAAAGAGATTTCACCAGTGAGTATAGAAAAAGATGGTATTGTTTTGCGGGAAAAAATAATTCCTAAAAGTGAAATAAAAACAAATGATGATATTAGTGAAACAGTTAAAACAGATACAACGGAAAAAGTACATGAAAGTGAAAAGAAAAGTAATATTGATGAAAACCATCTAAGGTATGAAGAAAAAAAAGAAAAGCTGAAAGAGATGATAAATGACTCTGAAACAGCAAATGGGGTTTTAGAAATTGTAGAAAATAATAACTATGGTTTTCTAAGGGGAAAAAATTATCTTTCCGGACCTGATGATATCTATGTATCACCTTCACAAATCAGAAGATTTAATTTGAGAACCGGTGATAAGGTAGAAGGCAAAATCAGAATAGCAAAAGAAGGAGAAAAGTTCCCGGCACTTCTTTATGTTCAAAAAGTAAATGGAGAGGATCCTGAGAGAGCTGTTGGAAGGATACCTTTTGAAAATTTAATTCCTATATATCCAAATGAAAGATTAAGGCTGGAAACAAATAGGGAAGAATTATCCATGAGAATGATGGATATTATATCACCAATAGGCAAGGGACAAAGGGGAATTATAGTAGCTCCTCCAAAGGCAGGAAAGACAACACTTTTAAAAATGATTGCTCAAAGCATTACCAGGAATTACCGTGAGGTAAAGCTTATTGTAGTACTTATTGATGAAAGACCTGAAGAAGTTACGGATATGCAGAGGTCAATAAATGGTGAGGTTATTTATTCTACTTTTGATGAAGAACCTGATCACCATACAAAAGTTGCTAACATGGTATTGGAAAGAGCAAAAAGAATGGTTGAACAAGGGCAGGATGTAATTATTTTACTTGATAGTATCACCAGATTAGCAAGGGCATATAATTTAACAATTACCCCTACTGGAAGGACACTTTCAGGAGGACTCGATCCAGGAGCTTTAATGATGCCTAAGAAGTTTTTTGGGGCAGCAAGAAATATTGAAAATGGCGGCAGCTTAACTATTTTAGCCACTGCTTTAATAGAAACGGGAAGCAGAATGGATGACATGATTTTTGAAGAATTTAAAGGTACAGGTAATATGGAAGTCCATCTTAACAGAAAGCTTCAGGAGAGAAGAATTTTCCCTGCAATAGATATATATAAATCTGGTACGAGAAAAGATGACCTGCTGTTTAAAGATCGTGATGAAAAAGAGGCAGCCTATAATATTAGGACTCTCCTTTATGATGAAAGCAATGTGGAAAATATTACTGAAGATTTAATTAATATGTTGTCTAAAACAAGAAATAATTATGAATTTGTTTCATTGATATCAAAGATGAATCTTGGAAAAGAAAGAACAAAAAGATAAATAAAATGAAAAAAACTCGGTCGAAAAGATCGAGTTTTATCATACCAATTTATTTTTCTTCTTTTAAGTTGAATTTCTTCATGAACTTTTCAACTCTTCCACCAGCATCTACTATCTTTTGCTTGCCAGTGAAAAATGGGTGGCATTTAGAACATATTTCAACCTTAAGTTCTTTTTTGGTAGAACCTGTAATAAAAGTATTTCCACATGCACACTTAACTACAGCATCATGGTAGTATTCTGGATGTATGCCTTCTCTCATTTTTTTCACCTCTTTAAATTTAAACATTAATTATTAACCTCTAGATTATAGCATATGTTAAATAACCCAGTCAACAACGAAAGCTAATATAATTAATATTAACTTTAATAGATTAGAATAAAGATTTTTATACTGATTTAATATATAATATAATTGTTTATAAATCATAAACTAATTTTAATATAAAACAATGTTAAAAAATTCGGAGGTAATTACTACAAGATGAGTAAGCTATATTTTAGATATGGGGCAATGAATTGCGGAAAGACAACTAGTTTAATGCAGGTTGCACACAATTATGAAGAAAGAGGCATGAAAGTAATTATTATGAAGCCAATGACTGATACAAAAGGTGCAGATAAAGTTGTATCCAGACTTGGCATTACAAGAAAGGTAGACATGCTTCTTGATGGACACGAGGATGTTTATGAAAGAGTAAATAATTGGATTAAGGAAAATGGAAAAGTTCATTGTATTTTAGTAGATGAGGCGCAGTTTTTTAAAAAAGAGCAGATAGATGAGTTTTTCAGGATAGCAGTAATGATGGATATACCTGTAATATGTTATGGATTAAGAACAGATTTTCAAATGAATGGTTTTGAGGGCAGTTCCAGGCTTCTGCTGCTTGCACATAGTATTGAAGAATTAAAAACAATATGTACCTGCGGCAGAAAAGCTATATTAAACGGAAGAAAAATGAATGGCAAATTTATTTTTGAGGGAGAGCAGGTTGCAATAGACAAATGTAATGACATTGAATATCAGTCTTTATGTGGAAAATGTTATTTTAAATATAAGGATGAGTATACACATATAAAATAATGTTATTGGAGGAGAATTAATGAAGAGGAAAACATCTGTAGGCGGCCAGGCAGTAATTGAGGGCGTTATGATGAGGGGAACCCATGGCATTGCTACGGCGGTAAGAAAGAGTGATGGACAAATCGTTATAGACATGCAGAATACTGTGCCTTATACAAAAAAAAATAAATTCTTTGCACTGCCTATTATCAGGGGATTTGTTTCACTTATTGAATCCCTTGTTATAGGAATAAAAACCCTGAATTATTCATCTTCATTCTTTGAGGAGGATGAGGAAGAGAGTAAATTTGATAAATGGTTTAAAGATGTTTTTAAGGAAAAAAGCAATGATGTGATTACAGCTTTTTCACTTATAATTTCCCTTGTGCTGTCAGTGGGAATATTCTTTATTTTACCAACTCTTGCTGCAAATTTATTTAAAAAAGTGGGAGTTAATAATACTATAATGCTTAATATAGTCGAAGGTGTAATAAGGATAATTATATTTCTTTTTTATATTTATTTTATAGGTAAAATTGAGGATATAAATAGAGTATTCCAATACCACGGAGCTGAGCATAAGACTATATTCTGCTATGAAGATGGAGAAGAGCTTATTCCTTTAAATGCCAAAAGTTACTCCAGATTTCATCCCAGGTGCGGGACTAATTTCTTATTTTTGGTTATGATAGTTAGTATAATGGTATTTTCATTAACAGGATGGAGTTCTCTGGGTGAAAGAATATTTTACAGGATAATTCTTTTCCCAGTTATATCAGGAATAACCTATGAACTGATAAAATGGTTAGGCAGAAGTGAAAGTAAGCTGGCCAGAATAATTGCATATCCAGGGCTTATGCTTCAAAAGCTTACTACAAGAGAACCTGATTTACAGCAGCTGGAAGTTGCAATAGCTGCACTTAAAAGTGCAGAAGGAATCGAAGACAATGATGACATGGAAAATAAAAAGGAACAGGAGATATAGTGCACATAGATGGATAATAGTATTCAGAGCCTGCTGATACAATCCTATGATTTGTTAAAAAATGCTGATATAGAATCATATAGATTGGATGCACAGCTTCTAATGGCAAAGGCTATTAATAAAGATAAATTGTTTGTAATGACAAACAGAGATTACAAAGTTGACATAAAACAGCAGCAGGAATTTTGGAACTTTATAAATTTGAGGATTAAGCATATGCCTGTAAAATATATTACAGGTGAATGTGAATTTATGGGAATGAATTTTATAATAACTCCCGGGGTACTAATACCAAGGCCTGACACTGAAACTTTAGTGGAATCAGCAATTGATGATATTAAAAAAAATAATGTGACCAATGTTTGTGATGTATGCTGCGGCAGTGGTGCTATTGGAATTTCAATTGCAGATTATATACCTGAAGTTATAGTAAATTGTTATGATATATCTGATACAGCATGTGATGTAACAAAAAGAAATATAGATAAATTTTTACTTAAGGAAAGAGTTTTTGTAGAAAAAAGTGATATATTAAATTTACCTGTAATTGAAAATAAAAAGTTTCAGATGATTGTTTCTAATCCGCCTTATATAAAGGATGAGGATATATGTAAATTAATGAGCGATGTAAAAGACTATGAACCATATGAAGCTTTATATGGTGGGGAAGACGGCGTTGAATTTTACATCAAAATTACTAAACAAAGCCTTAAACTGTTAGATAATTATGGTATATTGGCATTTGAAATTGGAGATACTCAAAAAAACCAGGTGATGGATATAATGAAATCCAATGGATTTAGTAATATTTACTGCATAAAAGATTTAGCTGGGAGAGACAGAGTTGTTAAGGGAATTTTAAAAAGATAACAAAATTAAAATAAAGAAAATTAGTGAAATTTGATGAAAACTTTGAATTTTGTTGATATGCTTTATTTAATTATGTTATAATAATAAATTGTTAAATTATTATTACGGAGTGATATAATAAATGTTAAAAAGATTAGATTTCATTGAAAATAAATATGAAGAATTATCTCTTAAAATTAGTGACCCTGAAGTTATGGCAGATCAAAAGGAGTGGCAGAAGCTTTGCAAGGAGCATGCTGAACTTGAGTCAATAGTAATTAAATACAGGGAATATAAAAAAGCTGAAGAAGAATTAAATGAAGATAAGGAAATGCTTAAAGAAGAACAAGATAAAGATATGAAAGATATGCTTCAGGAGGAAATTAAAGATTTAACCTCAAAGATTGAAGAAACATACAATGATATAAAGATTCTTCTATTACCTAAGGATCCTAATGATGAAAAAAATGTATTTATAGAAATACGTGCAGGAGCTGGTGGAGAGGAAGCTGCTTTATTTGCATCAAATCTTTTTAGAATGTATACAAGATATGCAGAAAGACATGGGTTAAAAGTTGAAACCATCAGTGCAAATGAAACAGATCTTGGGGGTTTTAAAGAAGTAGTATTTATGATTAAAGGAGAAAATGCATATAGTAAATTAAAATACGAAAGCGGTGTACATAGAGTCCAAAGGGTTCCTGATACAGAATCCAGTGGAAGGATTCACACATCTACAGCTACTGTTGCAGTGCTTCCAGAGGTAGAGGATGTGGATCTGGTTATAAATCCAAATGATTTAAGAGTAGATGTGTACAGGGCATCAGGACATGGCGGCCAGTGTGTAAATACCACAGATTCAGCAGTTAGAATAACCCATATTCCAACAGGACTTGTAGTTACCTGCCAGGATGAAAAATCACAGCTTAAAAATAAAGAAAAAGCAATGAAGGTTTTAAAGGCCAGATTGTATAAAAAAGCTGAGGCAGAAAGAAGTGCCGGTATTGCTGAAGATAGAAAAAGCCAGGTAGGAACAGGGGACAGAAGTGAGAGAATAAGGACATATAATTATCCTCAGGGAAGAATCACAGACCACAGAATAGGATTAACATTATATAAACTTGAATCCTTCTTAGATGGAGATATTGATGAAGTAATAAATGC
This window harbors:
- the spoIIR gene encoding stage II sporulation protein R, yielding MKRLICLLISVLVIFSLLFRNDKVVSQSEISDKLIRFHIIANSDTIEDQALKLKVRDKVLAYISPKLSNSKSIDESRLIIKNNDDEMKKIAEQVVKSNGYSYKISSSLGRGNFPIKTYGNITLPQGNYEAYKIMIGEAEGQNWWCVMFPPLCFVDISKGEVSYEETEKEMRTVLTPEEYSAVDNTKGNKIQIRFKILDIISKIRNPV
- a CDS encoding glycosyltransferase; protein product: MKALILSVSAGGGHTGAAEAVKKYILLNEPESEIKVIDTLKYINPIIDKVVIGSYLKSLKVTPSLFGKLYDYSENDYGIATLSNKINEAMTYKLLPLIEDFSPEIIFCTHPFPIEMMSILKGKNKTDIPVIAILTDYASHSFWLHPHIDAYVVSNSDMIEEMESKGIQRETIHSLGIPVKPSFYEKFNKNDTLAELDLDPDVYTILIMGGSLGMGKIAEVYEQLTLVKEQIQIIIITGNNKKLYSTLTDLSRTSFPQTRTRIIGFTDKVNKYMQASDLLLTKPGGLTITEALSCNIPLGLFSPIPGQEEKNAEFLLKHDLAINLNDVDKCHEIIDKLLQSKDKLEELKRNCAKYSNPNCGNDIYNLAKTLIKKSIKNPI
- the ypeB gene encoding germination protein YpeB, encoding MKATRKRIIYTAIVTLIVVFSSTFAILMTLERTDYRNYLQSEYSKNMFELINSVQNIRVNLAKAGVVGSREQSIVVFEEIFRNASMANDKLNSLPIPQEISAESSKFISQIGDFCYSLGTSASEGKQLTEQDYASIDRLKKQSLALEEQLNNISSNINRGNIKWGDIRKKVTGVLAKQDGQLVSDKFSGIQKQIAQYPSLIYDGPFSDNNLDIKPRINEQSLISLEEGKKAAVNIIGADKVSSIDYKANEGNAKIGSYRFDIKIKGRDNKNGSVICEISKKGGKVIYLLDSRSVVQPKIDTAKALNIGTKYLSDIGYKNMNPMYVLNYGNIAVINFVYKQDNIIMYPDQIKLKVALDNGDIIGIESEKYLVSHIDNRKLNTPKITEAQARTKVGKKLKISSVKLALIPTDTNKEVLCYEYSGAYNNDNFKVYINAETGYEQKIVQIINTPNGQLTM
- a CDS encoding DUF814 domain-containing protein — protein: MTRALAMMSGGLDSVLAAKLIKDQGIEVIGICFKSYFFGEKNAERMAEQIDIPLVVVDFSKEHFEMVKNPKHGYGKNINPCIDCHAMMMRYSGELLDKYKADFIITGEVLNQRPMSQNRNSLDVVKNESGFAEKILRPLCAKTIEPTQMELDGLVDRDKLLDIKGRNRKAQMELAEKWGIKDYPSPAGGCRLTEPNYAKRLFDLLKYNKNPEERELHLLRIGRHFRLSEKAKAVSTRTGEEGNEIKEFLNDKDLLFCSEDYSGSDIIIIGEPGENDINMAAKIAARYCKGKHEDNLKIKYGYFNNGLNKHIVTEAASEEELNKYLI
- a CDS encoding DUF1934 domain-containing protein, yielding MKKKAIITVSSRQINEENNDEDVEVVTPGNFYKKEDSYYAVYEETEISGMKGTTTTLKIEDNKLSLIRIGSTSSKMEFDEKKENVSMYTTPYGTLQLKIKTSDLDVDVNDYGGDVTVNYDLSIVGQVPVKTVLKININPNKN
- a CDS encoding ribose-5-phosphate isomerase, coding for MNDFKNKENTYKRIINILCEHMDINSSELIKIMKDKECRYILFLLLKKYDCINMENLNRDFLIDSKKKITSNLRKAEEKMLINKRIRDMYFEAENIMEKYK
- a CDS encoding CTP synthase; its protein translation is MSTKYIFVTGGVVSSLGKGITAASLGRLLKNRGLKVSIQKFDPYINIDPGTMSPYQHGEVFVTDDGAETDLDLGHYERFIDENLSKNSNVTTGKIYWSVITKERKGDYLGGTVQVIPHITNEIKSRVYRVAKEKDVDVVITEIGGTIGDIESLPFLEAIRQIKYEVGRENVCFIHVTLIPYLSKSGELKTKPTQHSVKELRGIGIQPDIIVCRSEKPISNEMKDKIGLFCNVDKDAVIQNLDAENLYEVPLLLHDEGLDTLVCKKLNLKCSEIDNTEWINMVNKIKNLSKNVTIGLVGKYVELHDAYISVVEALNHGGYANDSNVEIKWINAVNVNSENVDEMLKDVDGILVPGGFGDRGIDGKIEACKYARENNIPFLGICLGMQCSVIEYARDVLGLKEAHTSEIDPDTKYPVIDLMPEQKDIDDKGGTMRLGIYPCKLSKDTNSYKAYGEEIIYERHRHRYEFNNEFRKQLTDAGLILAGTSPDERLVEIVEIKNHPWFVAVQFHPELKSRPNRPHPLFRDFIKASLENNRM